Proteins encoded by one window of Lates calcarifer isolate ASB-BC8 linkage group LG5, TLL_Latcal_v3, whole genome shotgun sequence:
- the LOC108896630 gene encoding permeability factor 2, with product MMSSKVIVIAMFVLLASLAISEGSLGPELHCRCISTERKPIGRHIEKVELIPANSHCEETEIIATLKKTGQEVCLDPEAPWVKKVIEKIMSNRRR from the exons ATGATGAGCAGCAAAGTCATCGTCATCGCTATGTTCGTGCTCCTGGCCTCCCTGGCCATCAGTGAAG GAAGCCTGGGACCAGAGCTGCACTGCCGCTGcatcagcacagagagaaaacccatCGGCCGCCACATTGAGAAGGTGGAGCTGATTCCTGCCAACTCTCACTGCGAGGAAACTGAGATCAT TGCCACCCTGAAAAAGACAGGCCAAGAGGTCTGCCTAGACCCCGAGGCTCCCTGGGTGAAGAAAGTGATTGAGAAGATCATGTCCAA cagaagaCGCTGA
- the LOC108896631 gene encoding interleukin-8, producing MSVITVVALLFLLTVPEAISVGDQGVILRCRCIIKERKPIGRHIEMVEVIPASSHCVDIEIIATLKKDGQQICLDPDAPWVKKVLRKKQAEQTP from the exons ATGTCTGTCATCACTGTTGTGGCACTTCTGTTTCTTCTGACTGTTCCTGAGG CTATCAGTGTGGGAGATCAAGGAGTGATCCTGCGATGTCGATGCATCATCAAGGAGAGAAAGCCCATTGGACGTCACATAGAAATGGTGGAGGTGATCCCTGCCAGCTCCCACTGTGTTGACATTGAGATCAT TGCCACTCTTAAAAAGGATGGGCAACAAATTTGTCTGGACCCTGATGCCCCATGGGTCAAAAAAGTGCTTAGGAAGAAACAAGCTGA GCAGACACCTTGA